ATGTTAGTTTAGCCTTCAACATATGTTCGATGATATGCATAATTTTATTAGTCTAACTAGGATTCTCATTTGTGAGAATGGCGATGGATATTGAAAGTGACTCGCTCTCTGGAGCAAACGTCGTGAATGGCCTTGATAGTGGCCAACCGCCGCCACCGCTGCAAGGTGAAGGGTCTCAGCCGTTTTTTCGGGATACGCTAATGGGAGGTGTACGCCAGACCCAGACTCGAGAGGTTGAAGATATGTGGCAGACAGGGAAAATGAAGGTGGCTTTTGTTAATGGAAATAGACAATTGCCCAAGCTCTTTGTGGATAAATCTGTCATTGATGGCATGTGTTCACCATGGCAGGATGCATTAGTGGTGGGTTTACTGGGAAAACGCCTTGGTTTTCGTACAATGAAAATCAAACTTAGCAATATGTGGAGACTGACAGGGGACTTTGAACTCCTGGATGTAGACAATGGTTTTTTCTTGGTAAAGTTCGACCAAGAGGAGGACAAAAAGAAGGTGATGGACGGTGGACCGTGGATGATTTTTTATCACTATCTGGCGGTGGCTACTTGGAATCGGTCGTTTATTTGTCCAGTAGCACAAATAAAGTCGACTCTGGCTTGGATTCGTATACCAGGGTTGAATGTCACGTACTATAATGGAAGCTTCCTGCTGTCCATGGCCAGGTTGATAGGGAAACCTATTAAGGTGGATAGGAACACTCTGAGTGCAGAGCGAAGGAGATTTGCTCGAATATGTATTGAGATTGATCTGACAATGCCTGTGGTGGGGAAGTTTTGGTTCGAGGGTTTTTGGTATAAATTGGAGTATGAAGGACTTCACATCATTTGCCCAAAATGTGGGTGCTATGGGCACCGTGGACGAGAGTGTGTGGTGACGGAAGGAGGTGACTCGCAGCAGCCAGAGCAGCCTCCAAGTTCGACTCCGGCGTCAGAGGCGCCGCTGAAAGCTACAGAAACCCTAATTCCCACTCAGCCGACAGGTCCAGATATGGAAACCCCGATAAAGCCGGCGGGGATTGATCCAATCATTGTGGTCGTAGCGGAATCGCAGGTGACTAATGAAAGTGCAGTTACTGCAGTGGACCCAGCAAATCTGGAGGTGCAGGTGATTG
This is a stretch of genomic DNA from Lotus japonicus ecotype B-129 chromosome 1, LjGifu_v1.2. It encodes these proteins:
- the LOC130724424 gene encoding uncharacterized protein LOC130724424; the protein is MAMDIESDSLSGANVVNGLDSGQPPPPLQGEGSQPFFRDTLMGGVRQTQTREVEDMWQTGKMKVAFVNGNRQLPKLFVDKSVIDGMCSPWQDALVVGLLGKRLGFRTMKIKLSNMWRLTGDFELLDVDNGFFLVKFDQEEDKKKVMDGGPWMIFYHYLAVATWNRSFICPVAQIKSTLAWIRIPGLNVTYYNGSFLLSMARLIGKPIKVDRNTLSAERRRFARICIEIDLTMPVVGKFWFEGFWYKLEYEGLHIICPKCGCYGHRGRECVVTEGGDSQQPEQPPSSTPASEAPLKATETLIPTQPTGPDMETPIKPAGIDPIIVVVAESQVTNESAVTAVDPANLEVQVIG